The following nucleotide sequence is from Harmonia axyridis chromosome 5, icHarAxyr1.1, whole genome shotgun sequence.
tcatataagAGTCGCCCTTGAAAGCAAAAAGATGGAAGACCCCATTGAAGATTAAAATTTTGAGAATTCATTCagtatttgaagaattttacgTGGCAGTTGTactaactttcaaaattggaacaaaTTTGTCAACCATTCAATGAAGGTGAAATAAACTTTGAAAAgtcattatttattgaaactgtccATGTATtatgattaaacttgtatgaaaaatgtaGATATCTATTTGTTCACTCTAGTTTCCCATCTTTTAACCGTTATATAGTAATGCTTTCATACCATTCGCTACTAAATTACATAGAGTATATCCCATAACAGCCTTGACCCACCCAATCTTTGCAtgaaatcattttcaatttgtgggttgtggtccttatacaaTGACTATCAAGTAgctcacggccaaggacaatttAGGGAAAtgaaagaacgggataaaaatacgtattcaatttatttcaacccactaaaagagtttgaaaAAGATGATAATATTATGTCTAATCGATTTCTAGGGTCGCtggacacttgggtcgttgcggctcggtcgcaggtagttTTTCGCTGGtttcgggaacagatgtgaaaatcttgaatcttctcgttgtcggtgcaagtgttgcacatatgttatAGTTGTAGACTGGtatgaactcaattgaattattcgccctgaaatgccgagttttatgggcatacaggctgttttccattcgaccgttcgCAACGCCTTTCTAtggatcccttaggggtgtggctttgataatcctaagtttgtacaccgaattcttcagttctcggacttagaatattttcgaagaaatcgatagattccctacacagtCACCCACCAGTAACGAAGTAACGAAATCATTGTTAAGTACTTCTTTGGGAAGTGTACCTTCCTACCGGATCTGGTTTTTCTTGTTTCCGGGGATACTGCTTGATCATTGGCTTCGTTTTCTACTGGATCTTCTGCGTGATCTTCCTCGttctcttcattttcaaaattgtcGAATATGTAGGCTGGTTTAATCGGTCGATTGTCACCGTCGTTTCCTTGTCATCGATCTTGATGACGAAACATTTTGGATCTCTCCTCAAAACTCCGTATGGTCCATCGTAGGGTTTCTGCAGGCCTAATTTTGGGCCCTCATGTCAAACGAATGGTGACGTTTCCAATTCCTTGAACACGAAGATGGTGGTTGGCGTTGATGGGTCTAATTCTTCTTATTTGTTGCCTCAGATCCACTACGAAGTCGGCTGTGTCTGCATTGTCATCCGTACTTGTAGATAGAAATTCTCCGGGCAATCTTAATGGCTCTCCGTATACCATTTCTGCAGCAGTTGCTTTCATGTCTTCCCGCCAGACTGCTCTCATTCCCAGAAGGACACTGGGAAGCTTTTCGGTCCAACGGTCGTTGCTGTGGCATTTAATTGCTGCCTTGAGCTGTCGATGGATTCTTTCCACCATACCGTTGGCTGCTGGGTGGTATGCTGTGGTTCGAATGTGGTTGGTGCCAGTCAACTTACATAGCTCGTTGAACAGGCTTGACTCGAATTGTCTCCCTTGATCTGTGGTGATCCGAAGTGGAGTGCCGAACCTCGCTATCCAATTCGTGTAGAACTCCTTGGCGATGGTGGATGCTTCCTGGTTCTGCAGGGGAATTGCTTCCTGCCATCTGGTGAATCGATCGATACAGGTGAGGCAGTATCGGTAACCTTCGGTGTACGGCATGGTGATAACGTCCATGTGTACATGATCAAATCGACGTACTGGTGGCGTGAATGTCCCTAGTGGAGTAATGACGTGACGAGTAACTTTGGATCGCTGACATTCTAAGCAGGTGCGGGACCATTTCCTGCAATCTGCATTAAGTGAAGTCCAaacgaaacgttgattcaccatCTTCGTAGTCGCATTGGTACCAGGGATTGTGTCGAATGGTACTCCCCGGAATGGCTTCGTCAGGAATGGACGTGCTTGGGGGTCGACGTATCGCAGTACACCAAGGCGGTTGATCCATGCGGCTTCATCTTCCGGATCAGCAAACCTGTATCGCCTTGCAGATATCTCTGTAGCTCGTTGTCGTCCTTTTGTGATCTGGCCAATGCTGCATAGTCCAAGGTGGGAGTAATTTCGTCCACTCTTGAAAGGGCATCGGCGACGACGTTCTGATCTCCTGGGAAGTAGCGTATGTCGGTGGAGAACTGGGAGATGTAGTCCAGATGTCTGAGCGACCACTTATCTGGCTTCTGCTTCAAGGCGAATATCGGGGGTTTGTGATCCGTGAAGATCGTGAAGTTTCGGGCTTCTACCATGTGCTTGAAATGTTTGATGGCTAGGTAGATTGCTAGCAATTCTCGGTCCTAGGCTCCATATCTGGTTTCTGGTGGTGACagcttcttcgaaaaaaatgcCAGTGGTTGCCATGCGCTGTTTGCTGAAGGGTCACTCCGACTGCAATGCCTGATGCTAACATCTTGCCTGAGGGCTAAAGGTGCACCATCCTTGGGGTGCGCCAGCAATGTTGCTGAGGCTAACATCTTCTTCCCTTCTGCAAATGCTGTAGTGGCTTCTGAGGTCCGTTGGATTTTCCCTTTTCTTTTCACCGTTGGAACTAGAAGGTCGTTGAGTGGCGCCAATGTCTGTGGTGCTCTGGGTATGAAACGACGATAGAAATTATAACAGTATTTCTTTTGTTATTGACTCGATAATCGGTATCTCCTACATGctgttttttccaatttttcgtCTTTCCTAACATTACTATCCTATCTTATTTTTAGAATTCTTCCGATGCACAAACGAACTTCGCGTgttgtatgaaaattttgaatcttCATTCCATTTCAAgtgttatcaattttttttatgaaatcgaaTGTTGACAGTTTCGGTTATCCCTGAACGACCGATAAAGTATATATGAAGCGCATAAATCGATTCGATTCGAAATAGGAATTAGTTACGTAACCGCAGACGTGTGGTCTTTTACACCCCTCAAACATTTTCGAAcgtaatatatttatattggatCTCTGAAAACAAATTGTTGAATCTGCAGACGTGTTTTTACTTAATGACTGAGAGGTACATACACTGACATACATCTACTCATCATAGTtaagaagaaatataaaatCTGAAACCTGGACGGGGTAAATTTGACCCCTCGTCTGTGATTACGGGTTTATGCCAAAATAACACTGTTCGCGCATGCGCATAATTTATCTCATAGTGGTTCGTTAATCTACAAGTTTACTTCAAAATTGATACAAttattttcacaatttcttggatcagaaacaataacacaaacacaactaaattcaaaatatgtatCTTCTGCCAATGACATTTCTAATCCAAAATATTACTCaatgagccattaccaacttaatttcgatttttcccagccacccgggatgtcaataataataaaccatatACTATTAACTGCGAATTAGGatcctaaatttttttttaaacgaatAAATTCTTACTCATGTTTCTAccagaaaataatacataattaaATGATAAATCATATCTCACTTTTTTGTGTTGGTATTATGTAACTTTTTCaacatcaaaaccatagaattaataaaattttttagttcaatCATCAGAACTGTCATTTCTCAATTTCTGTGAAGAAAAGTCGGTGTCGATTAATATGTTTATGTTAACGTTATCAAAAAAGATTCAGGATAATGAAATATCTTAACACAGGTGGATATTTCAGATTGTTGATTATTGTGGAAATTCTCTCCTCAATTGATCAGAAAGTGATATATTCTTTACAAGTTAGTTGAAATGTAGGTGATGTTGAGGCACCAATATCCTATTTGTAAACTATAAGTGCAAAAATAAAACGATGTTACAAATTTCACTGTGAACAATTTAATTTCTGCTAGAAGGTAAGATATATTTTTCCAGACAATGAAatttcccatttttttttacttaacacaactatattttcattttgaattggatAGTTTGATTTGTAACTGATTAATTAAGtgtaaattataaagttttcaAACTACTAGATTTATTATTAACTTTTGTAgtgttatattattattgaataaaatctttgtttctaatttatttttttattatattttgaaaacacTTTATTCTAGACATGTGACATTTTTTTTGAACCCTTGTTATTTTAGGAGTTATGGCGACAAGCTGCGATGGCAGTAATTCACCTTCCAATCAAAGAGGATCCAACATTCCCTCACATCGTTCTTCTCTACGTACTCCTAAAAGACAGCGTTTTCAAGAAGAGCGAAATCCAGATCTCTCTTGCCCAATATGTTTGAATTTGATTGAAGAAGCCCACATAACAAAATGTGGCCATACTTTCTGTTATGATTGTATTGTTAAATCAATAGAATCTTGCAAACGCTGTCCTCAATGTAATAATTCAATAACAAGTTTAGAAATGATATTTCCCAATTTTGCACTTAGTGAATTGATTAAAAAGCACAAATTAAGAATTAATGGATTGGAATCTGTTGGATCAAACCATAGCTCAACCGAATTTTGTGCAGATGGCCTGAGAGATTTTGTTGCTGCCGAATCACAAAATTTAACACTGCCAGATGTTAATGTAATGTTGGAAGTTTTAACACAAAGGAAACAACTTCTTGAAGCAGAGTCATGTGCAGCCCAAAACCGTTTGCTGCTCGAGTTTTTAAGACACTTGTTGAGACAGAAAAAAGAACAGCAACAGCAAATTGTTAAAGAAATTGCGATGATTGAACTTGATGTTGAAGAAGTTATCAAAAAATTGGATGAGGTCCACAAAAAATGTCCCACTTTTGAAGATGTGGAAAGGACAGTTTCAAATGCTTCAGAAAATGTGGCCCCTGCTGCAGTAAATGCAATGAAGAAAGAAATGCTGAGCTTAATTGATAATATATCAACATCTACATCTAGCCATGAAAAAATAGCTTCAATTGATAGTTCTTCTAGTACCGTTGGTACTTCTTTGGCtgctagaagaagaagaatgtaTTCACATTTTGATGATTTTGTTGGATGCTATTTTGCAACAAGATCCAAGGAAGTATACTTTGGGAAAGAGCATACAGATAAATCCACTAAAAACAGCAGTGAATTCAGTAAAGGCTTAGATGAGTTTAGGGAAAATCTAATCAAATTTTCCAGGTTCAACTCCTTAGCCTTACTTACATCTATTGACTattccaataaaattttttgtaacCCATCCATTGTTTCAAGCATTGAGTTTGATAAGGATAATGAATTCTTTGCTATTGCTGGCGTTACAAAAAGAATACAAGTGTTTGATTATAACTCTATTTTGAATGATACTATAGACATACATTATCCTTGTATTGAAATGGTATGCAAATCAAAGATATCTTGTGTCAGTTGGAATAGTTACCACAAAAGTACATTGGCATCTAGTGATTATGAAGGAACTGTAACTATATGGGATGCTTCTTCTGGACAAAGGACAAAAACATACCAAGAGCATGAAAAAAGATGTTGGAGTGTAGATTTCAATGAGATGGACACTAGATTAATAGCTTCTGGTTCTGATGATGCTAGAGTCAAACTCTATTCTCTAAACACAGAACATTCAATTGCTACCTTAGAAGCAAAAGCAAATGTTTGTTGTGTGAAGTTTCACCCAAAAAGCTCACTAAATCTTGCATTTGGTAGTGCTGATCACTGTGTACATTATTATGACTTGAGGAATATGAAAGAGGCTCTAATGATATTCAAAGGTCACAAGAAAGCTGTTAGTtatgtgaaatttttgaatagtgATGAAATAGTCTCTGCTTCCACCGATtcacaattgaaaatgtggaacATAAATGCCCCAACCTGTACAAGATCATTTGTAGGACATATTAATGAGAAGAACTTTGTTGGTCTTGCCACAAATGGTGATTATGTAGCTTGTGGATCTGAAAACAATTCTCTTTATGTTTATTATAAAGGATTGAGCCAAATGCTTTTTAAGTACAAATTTACTTCTGTGCAAGGTGTTTTAGAACAAGAGCGAAGAGAAGATGACGtaaatgaatttgtttctgCTGTTTGCTGGAAACAAAATTCTAATGTAATAGTAGCCGCAAATAGCCAAGGAATAATTAATATACTTCAGTTAGTATAGACTTGATACTAGAAGTTTTTGTGTTATTCAActgtgttgaaattttttccccTGAATCGATGTGCCCAAGTATATAAATTgatgttgaaaattatttattccctTTGCAGAAGGTAATAATAACTCCATATCATTTTTACAGTATGGATTTATTGAAGTTATAGAGATGTTCATTCTAAATTTACAAATACTCTCACTTATCTGtgattaaattgaaatatacatatGAAGTACAGCAGTATTTCATTGATTATAAAGGTTAGAATATCTTTGGAAATTATCACATGATGAGTAAGTATTGATCAAAAATGAATGAGGCTATTGAAGAAccataatgtttttatttttgactaCTATTCATGTATATCTATTTTAGTCCTCTAGATATCAATTCAGGATTAAAAATGAATACAATAATTCTTTAGTATTCAATCATCCTCAATTTTCTGTCTCGTCAGAATCATATTGGTATATAGTtgaaaatttcgtttcaatttaATGAGGCTTGCGGAAAAAATGTTCAACTTATACCTAGAATCTGTAatgattgaaatataatttatcTACTTTTCTTATTAAGTCAGCATGCATATGCCAAAAACAGTAGGCATAGTTAATGTTTTCTATAATTACTTTAATGGGTTTAAAGTTAAAAGTGATAAGAGGCTTAGGTTTTCTGGTTCGATTATAGAAATTAAAAATGTATTCGAAtgataatataatttgaatattgcgAAGAGATAACTTGGTCATCTATTGaaactttcaaaatttccaccaatcaGATTCTTGGTTTGGACTCGGGTGTTTTCGTTATATATCGGATTTCTCCATTCAATTCGGTTTGGTTTCAATTGTTTCCATAACTGAATTATTTTCTAGAACTACGAGAGATTCAATCGTTCCATAACAAGTATATTGAAATAACCGTTTTTTCCTTCTTGTTTGAATACATTTCAAAGTTGGAATGTCAAGTGATCAAGTACAATATTTGACAGGTTAGGTGGCAGCACAGTCATTAGTTTTATTTCTGAACGTGGTATTGGGAATGAAATTAAGGTGCAGTTTAGATTGTGACAGCCGTATAAAGTGTAAACatatttcaagaatttcttgTATTCTCTAAAGGTTAAAATAgtttaattgattttactgACATTAAGTTTTCTGAATATGCTTTAAgtatattttccttattattttCATGTGTTCACAGAAAGTTTCTGTTGACATTCTGTCACAGAGTATCAGCCATTTTGTAGGCTTCGTTCCTATAATTCATGTGGAGGGTAATGATTTTTTGGCGCtaaatttgataatttaataaaataatataataattgatatgAATAACTCACTCAATATATACTTCATTATTTGAATCGGATAATGTAGAATTTTGATTTCAGGTTAACTTAATAAAGAGAAAATGGAAGAAGGGTTGGCAGACCCTCTCAGTTTAGCTAAGGATGCTTCTTTGATTAAAGGTAGAAGATaatatattattgttattaatcaAAATAATAAGTGTAGTTTTGAAAATTGTCTGCATTATATTTTGTATCACATATCTGAATGTTCATTCAACTAATTATGTTTATctagaaaaattaattgttttcagTCATAGAATCTTTATTGGTACAAAGACAAAATTGGGATGATATGcatatacaattgaattaattattcattaaattcattACTAAACTGAATGGCCTTAGTAACATGtgtttaatttcattttatagaAGCCCAGGCTGTATATGGAAAGTTGGATGTTCTTATCTGTGGCATCTGCCACacagtttttcattttattgaagaatataataccCATAAAAGCAACAATTGCCAAGAATCTGCAGTTTCCAAACAATGTGAGAATGATGATAAAGCTGTTACCTGGGCGTTTTGCCTATGGAAAAGTAGAGAGATGAAAGAACAGGATATCGGAATGTGGCCGATGTATCAAAAGTGGCACAAATTACCTCAAGAAGAGAAAGATTTATGGATTGCTGGTGGTCAGACTATTCTCAGTCTTAATAAGATTCGTGTAGCTAAAATGCAAGAAGTCAAATTCAAAGTGGtgagtatttatttatctttATTTCACATTTAATATAATGATGAATATCTTCAGAAACGAGAAGAGGAGAAAGATCCATTAGCGCTCacagaaaatgaagaaaatccaGATGAAAAAGGTATgttgattattcatttatttgaatttcaagtaACATATGAATTGGTTGCTAAGTGATATTAACACTATTTTTGTATCTGCTCCAAATGaacatatcaataaaatttaatcgACTATAATCATTCCGGAAAAATGAGAACAGAAACAATGAAAGCAGAGGGTAATTCCCAGTTGAagaacaaaaatgatgaaaattctgTGGCCAATGGTATAGTTGATTCTTTTTAAGTTTGggaaaatattatcattttgtctataaatataatttatattctGATATGAATTTATATCATTTAAGGGATACACTTGTAAGTtagatgttttaattttcatatccattatgtttatttcagatttaaaaaataattcgaaTAAATCAGTATTGTCAAAATCTCCAAAGATTAATGATATATCAAACACAGAAAAGGTGAGTTGAAAACTAATTAGACAAATAACATATTGATACAGAAATTAATGTTTCAGGAAACAACTAAAGAAGAACTAAATGAGTATGTTGTTGAATCCATTGTAGGAAAAAGGTTCAATGCCAGGAAAAAGACCTGGGAATATAAGGTTAAATGGGAAAATTGGGATGAGTGAGTAAAATATGACATTATTTTCGTAAACCTTGTgaattacaaataaataaaacagaTTATCATATTCTTCCtattttttcaaacaacttTTATAGATTGGAATTTCATACCTTTCAGATCTCAATGTTCGTGGGAGCCTATGGAGCATTTGTCTGGATGCAAAGCATTAATTAATGTCTTCGAAgacaaattgaaaatggaaaaagaaagaaaaaaattagcaGAACAAGCAGTTAAGCTGGCAAAAGTGAAGACTGAAGTGAAAACTGATGATGAATCTGTAGATTACGGAACTGGAAGGTATACTTTTGAGAATATTGGATTTTAGTGTATCTTTATTATCAATTTAATTCCAGGCGTCCTCAAAGGAGCAGTAAGAAAAAGGCTCTACATCAAGTCAAAAGATGGTTGGGAGAAGGAGGATCTGATAATGATGATTCCAAAGACAGTAGAAAAAGATTACACATGGACGATGATAGTGACGAtatgtcatttgaaaaaagaatgaaattagaAGAAGATTCGGACGATAGTTTAGATGACGAAGATGATGACAGGCCAAGGAAATCTTTGTTGAAGCAAAATAGTTCTAATGGATTGGGAGGAAAGAAAATACCAAACAATGTTTTGATACCAGACGCTCAAGGTGTAGTGAGAATAAATCAAAAGCAACTGCCCTCATTAAGTTCAGGTGTATATATTATGTCAAAAACTG
It contains:
- the LOC123681346 gene encoding E3 ubiquitin-protein ligase COP1-like — translated: MATSCDGSNSPSNQRGSNIPSHRSSLRTPKRQRFQEERNPDLSCPICLNLIEEAHITKCGHTFCYDCIVKSIESCKRCPQCNNSITSLEMIFPNFALSELIKKHKLRINGLESVGSNHSSTEFCADGLRDFVAAESQNLTLPDVNVMLEVLTQRKQLLEAESCAAQNRLLLEFLRHLLRQKKEQQQQIVKEIAMIELDVEEVIKKLDEVHKKCPTFEDVERTVSNASENVAPAAVNAMKKEMLSLIDNISTSTSSHEKIASIDSSSSTVGTSLAARRRRMYSHFDDFVGCYFATRSKEVYFGKEHTDKSTKNSSEFSKGLDEFRENLIKFSRFNSLALLTSIDYSNKIFCNPSIVSSIEFDKDNEFFAIAGVTKRIQVFDYNSILNDTIDIHYPCIEMVCKSKISCVSWNSYHKSTLASSDYEGTVTIWDASSGQRTKTYQEHEKRCWSVDFNEMDTRLIASGSDDARVKLYSLNTEHSIATLEAKANVCCVKFHPKSSLNLAFGSADHCVHYYDLRNMKEALMIFKGHKKAVSYVKFLNSDEIVSASTDSQLKMWNINAPTCTRSFVGHINEKNFVGLATNGDYVACGSENNSLYVYYKGLSQMLFKYKFTSVQGVLEQERREDDVNEFVSAVCWKQNSNVIVAANSQGIINILQLV